One window from the genome of Mucilaginibacter ginsenosidivorans encodes:
- a CDS encoding flavodoxin domain-containing protein codes for MKGIIIYKGKYGATAQYAAWLAEALCLPVIDVDQRAPGDLSAYDYVIIGSPVYVGKLLLRDWLHKNASMLQGKKVFLFIVSSAADGDKPRQEAVIKANIPDELARDYSIYFARGRVIVNKLSWTDKLIVKIGAFLEKDPQKKAVMRRGFDGMKRENINSLIKSVLQYSNSEALL; via the coding sequence ATGAAAGGTATAATAATCTATAAAGGAAAATACGGCGCCACCGCGCAGTACGCCGCGTGGCTTGCCGAGGCCCTCTGTTTACCGGTTATTGACGTGGACCAGCGGGCACCGGGTGATCTGTCGGCCTATGATTATGTTATCATCGGGAGCCCGGTATACGTAGGTAAATTACTATTGCGCGATTGGCTGCATAAAAACGCGTCAATGCTTCAGGGCAAAAAAGTATTTCTATTTATAGTGAGCTCGGCTGCCGATGGCGACAAACCGAGGCAGGAGGCTGTGATAAAAGCCAATATACCCGACGAACTGGCCAGGGACTATTCGATATATTTTGCCCGGGGCAGGGTGATAGTGAACAAGCTATCATGGACCGACAAACTGATAGTAAAAATCGGGGCTTTTTTAGAAAAAGATCCGCAGAAAAAAGCTGTGATGCGGAGAGGATTTGATGGCATGAAACGGGAAAATATCAATTCCCTCATCAAAAGCGTGCTTCAATATTCCAATTCGGAAGCCTTACTTTGA
- a CDS encoding DUF983 domain-containing protein → MESVKAGNLRMWPAIVHAKCPRCRAGKIFTNPAYGFKGQKILKECPHCGLVYEREPGYFYAAMYVGYAFIVAELVTLAVGTYILTGSENPWVYLCIMLTVVALLAPLNFRYSRVLLLHWLTPGLRYHPELSGNNGKSGG, encoded by the coding sequence ATGGAAAGTGTAAAAGCTGGCAATTTAAGAATGTGGCCCGCGATAGTTCATGCAAAATGCCCGCGTTGCAGGGCTGGAAAGATATTTACTAACCCGGCGTATGGTTTCAAGGGGCAGAAAATACTGAAGGAATGCCCGCACTGTGGTTTGGTTTATGAGAGAGAACCCGGCTATTTTTATGCGGCCATGTATGTAGGTTACGCTTTCATAGTTGCCGAACTGGTTACGCTGGCTGTTGGTACTTATATACTTACAGGAAGCGAGAATCCCTGGGTATATCTCTGTATCATGTTAACGGTGGTTGCCCTGCTGGCACCTCTCAACTTCAGGTATTCAAGAGTGTTGTTGTTGCATTGGCTAACGCCCGGCTTGCGCTATCATCCTGAACTTAGTGGCAATAACGGTAAATCCGGCGGTTAA
- a CDS encoding YgaP family membrane protein, whose amino-acid sequence MKERIIRAVAGSFVLTSIAMAYFVNVNWIWLGVFVGVNLLQSSFTKFCPLEKILDAFKIG is encoded by the coding sequence ATGAAAGAGAGAATTATCCGCGCTGTAGCCGGTAGCTTTGTACTGACCAGCATTGCCATGGCCTATTTTGTGAACGTCAATTGGATATGGCTCGGCGTTTTTGTAGGCGTCAACCTGTTGCAATCGTCGTTCACCAAATTTTGCCCGCTCGAAAAAATATTGGATGCATTTAAAATTGGTTGA